The DNA window TGGAAGGCAGGTTCATTAGCCTCGCTTTTTTACAAAAGGTGCAAACTGAGGTGCAGGGAGGTTAGGGAACCTGCCCAAGGTACTAACCACGAAGCGTTCCCTGTTCAAATACTATTACCCAAGGTCTTTAAGACAGCAGCTGTCTGGGAACTCACCACCACCCATCTGACCCAGCACTGTTAAGACAGGGAAAAAGCAAGCGGTGCTGTGGTCAGATGCTTGGGAAACCTGGGCTAAACAAAGTCCAAAGGGCTTTTTTACTGAAGGTCTTCAGTGCTTCTATGTGCCTGGCAGCCTCTGAGACCAAAGCCCGTGATGTCTCCTGGCTAATCTGACGCACGTGCCAGCCTGGAGTTCCATAGGATGGGCCCCCCTCCCACCACTTCCGTCATCCCTGGATCTGTGCAGCACTCACCTCCTGAGCACACAGGAGCTGGGCAGCTCTAACCCTCAATCTGTAAGAGTGAGGGTAACCTGCTGCCCCCATGTCCACAGTCCCACGTCTGTTTAGCTCTGCTTCCCAGGGCCTGATGCAGAGTTGGCGCCGGTACACATTTGGTGGATGAAATGTTAGTGGGAGAGCTGGGTGGAGAAATTCCCTTGGGATCTCGGTCCAGGGCTCCCAGTGCTTACTCCCAGTGCCAGGCAGGCGCTGCCCATAGCAAGTGCCTGGCAAGCGGAGCAGCTGATGGCCAGCTGACTAAATGGACAGCCCCCCCTTGACCATGCCCATGACCCCCtacccggcttcactcagtgccTGACACCATCTAAcacacaatatattttatttgtttactagGTTTTCTCTGTCAGAATaaaagctccatgagggcagggacttctGTCTGTATCCCTCGGTACCCAGAATCGTGTCTATACAGCAGacgttcaataaatatttctgctGTAGGCTGGATGGTGAGTTAATCAGATCTTTGGGACTTCTGCAGTCTGGTACAGGAAAGGGGGAGCTACAGAGAGACCCTGCCCCATGGAACCGCCCCATCTTAACCTCACGTGTTGAAGAGTGGGGCAGGGCTGGATTTGGTCTGCTGGGTGACGGGGTGAGTAGCGTACAGCAGGACCAAAGCAGCCTTTGGGAAGGTGTGGAGGGAGCTGGATTCTGGACTTGCGGCCTCCAGGCCTGGGTTGGACCCAGGACCTTGAGATAGAACATACACATTTTGGGGAGTCACGCTCCAGTCACCAGCATCCTGAGCTGAGGAACCAGAATTACTCTTCTCGGTTTGAAGGcacttggggaggggaggaggagctgactcttccctcccccagtCTCTGCCAGGTCCCAGCCTCCCTCTGGGCAACTGTCCCACAAAGATCTGCCTGGGAGCCTTTGAAGGCTCAGAGCCCCGTCTCGGGTGGGGCCTCTACACAGAGTTGGAGTGCAGGGCCAGCAGAGGCATGTGGTAGTGGCCCGAGGGGTGATGTGTGTGACTCCGGGGTCGGCCACAGAAGGCCTGAGCTCAGATCTTGGCTGCCGGCCGCTGTGGTGGCTGCTTCTGCAGCTGGGCCAGCGTGTCCCGCTTCTCAATGGAGCGCAGCTGCTTCTTCTTCGCCCGCTTGAGCTTGGCGGGGTTTCGGATCTGGGGGAGGTTGAGGGGAGGGGATTAGTGTGGCCGGGGTCTCTGCCTGCCCTGTTCCCTAGGGAAGAGAGGCCACCCACAGGGTCGGACTGCAGCACGAATGGGGGGCCATGAGGCGAGGATGCTGGTGGGTCTGGAGCAGGAGATCCAGCCTGGCTGTGCCTGCCTCGCCCCCAAGGCAGGGCCACACTCACCACTTGGACGACCTCTGCCTTCCGCTCGTTCTCCAGGCGGCGTTTCAGGTTCTCGGCACGGCGCTGCTTCTTCTCCTGGACACACAGAGGAAGGGGGTTTGGGTCTGGGAGTGAGAGCTGACAGCATCATTGACAGAGCTGTTCCTGGTGCTGTGGGGTGGAGGGCCAGCAAGGACCGATCCCTGTACCCCTGGGACCAGCCCAGAGGCCCACTGTGATGGGCACTTCCTGACTCCCCCTGAGAAGGTGGGCACCTGGTCCGGCAGCTGGGGACAGGGGCTTAGTTGGGactcgggtgggggtgggggtaagacGTGAGTGGTGCCCTGGCTGGAAACCCAGGTCTGTGGAGATAGGGGTCCCTGTGCCACCCCCTCATCAACTGCCAGGGGAGAAGGGATGGCCGGCCCTTCCCCTCGTTCCCACCCTCCGAGTCTCCCCCTGGCCCCCTCCCACATGCCCCTAGAATGCAAGGGCAAGGGCGAAGGCCCGGCTCCTGAGGTTTATCCTGTGCAGGGCTGGGAAGGGTGAGGTGGCCCAGAAGAGGCTCTGGGACTACCGGGCCCCGGTCTGAATCCTGACTCTGCTGCTTCCCAAATGGGTGACCGTGGCCATGTTGTTTAAGCGCTGCCTCaacccctatttatttatttatttatttttgtctttttgccatttcttgggccactcccgcggcatatggcggttcccaggctaggggttgaatcggagctgtagccaccggcctatgccagagccacagcaacacgggatccgagccacgactggaactcctcaaCCCCCATTTAAAGGGAAGATGATTGCATAAGACCATTTTAGGAATAAACAAATGGATTATCTGTACGGGACTTGGCATAGGACCCCGTCTGCTAGAAATACTTGATTCTAGATGACAGAGGCCTGGAGTCTTACTCGGGAATGGGAAGCCCCGTGCCCACTGGCTACGCTGCCTGCCGTCCCTGGTGAGGCCAGGGCACGGACGCTGGACCCAAGGCTGCTGCGTGGTCAGGGGCCTCTCTTGGCTTCGGCAACTCAGGGTAGAAGGGGTGGCTTGGGGCCgtggggagaaaggagaagtGACGCTTCAGCTCCCAGAGGCAGGGGAAggtctgggctgggggctgggtagGGGCACCTCTGAAGGGGATGGTGACAGGGCTCTGTCTTGCCCAAGAGGGAGCTAGGGCCACACGGGAAGTGAGATAAGGCTGCAGCACATGGTGGCAGCCATATCATCTGCAGAGCCTTGGCCACAGGCTATGCTGGGGTGACTTAAAACAGCAGACAGGTGAGCACtggctggggggtgaggggttTGACCCCTCCTGTACCCCCGGGACCACGAGGCAAGTGACACTGATAACTCTGCTTCCGGTGACCCTCGCCACCACCTGGCTCTCCCTATGCGCTGTCTGCTGGGGCTTCCCGCAGCCTAGAGAGGATGCGTGTGAGCCCCTAATGGGGCATCTGAGGCCCTGGGATGAGCGTCACGGGGAGAaccagagggcagggcaggctgcCTCCTTTGCTgagggtggcagctgtggcttggggaaTGGCAGCCACAAACCTCCAGTCCGTAAACCTTGCCCACCCGAGCAGGTCCCGGGGGcagggcccccacccccatctcactGAACATTCCCATCACCAGCGAGGGCCCCTGGGGGCTTCATCCTGGGCCTCTTATAAATCCTGGGCTCAGCGGGCTGTTCCCCTGGCTTCCCTACCCTGCAGTACTAGATCATACTTTTGCTTCCGGCCAGGCTCCCTGCTCAGCaaccccactccccccccaccccccgctccaGCCCCACCTGGCTGGCCCCTTACCTGCCGGCGacgctccttctcctcctccaggtgCCGGGCGAAGTCCTTGGTCAGCTTCCTCTCCTGCCGCTCCTTCATCTTTCTCTGCCAAGATGTGCGCAGGGGCTTGTCCTGGACCATTTGGGAGAACCTGGATAGGGGAGCGGGCCACTCGTGGAGTCCCTGGGGCGCACctgtgccctccctcctcccagctcaaGGCTCTGGATCTGCTTCACCAGAAACCCCAGTCAGAGTCACCTCCCTACCTGCCTGCTCGCTGGGCAGTCGACCCTCAGGATCTGCAGAAACTTGGGACAGGAAAGGGCCCCGATCATGCTTGCTGCCATTTCTTAAGCCCTGGTTATACATCTGAGGTGGGCACTctcattctcttcattttattttacttattatttttttttaatggatgcactgcatatgtaaattcccaggctaggggttgaatcagagcggcagctgaggcctgtgccaaagccatgacaacactggatcaagccacatgtgtgacctacgcctggcagcttgcagcaatgcggatccttaacccactagtgaggccagggatcaaacccacaacctcagagacaacattgggtccttaacctgagccacaatgagaactcctagtctctccattttacagaggaacaaaccagggctcagagaggttaagtggttACCCAAGGCCACTTAGTTCCTGAGCAGCAGCCAGGGCTCTGACCAGAGTCCAGGCCACACAGGTCTGCCACCAAGCTCTGCTGCTCTGGTCAAGCACAGCGGGCCTGGGCGTGATCGCCTCCGGAAGGGGCTCACTCCCTACCTGGGCTCCTGGTCTATTTCAGAACAGCGTGAAAGGTCCCTGTTCCCAGGAGTGACTCAGAACCTCTCTCTCCAGTGGGGGAGTGTGACAATGGAGCCAGCACTAGGGATAGtcttgatttgatttttaaaagagtgatGGTGACATGGTCACAGGAGAGGCGAGACTGCCTCTGTCCGAATGCACACTGCCAGCACCTATGTCGTTATCCAGGACGTGCTGTGAAATActccagggagaaggaaaaaatgtcGAGGAGCCAGAGCAAGCTGGACCAGGAAAATGCTGAGCGCTGCTGAGGCTGGCGATGAGGGTCTGGGGGTCATGAAACCATGCTCCCCCTCCCTGTAAGCACCTTCTCCTCGAACAATCTGAAGCCTGCTTGGGGGTCCTACaggccttccttcctcctcagcaGATCCTCTCGTGGTGGCCTTTCTGCCGCCCTCATCAATTTCTTGACTTTCAAAAGGGCTCCTGTTTATGCACATCCAATATATGGTGCCCCAAACTGCCACAGCAGGTCAGCCCCTGAGGGCTGCGGTGGGTACCGGGCAGAGCCCGCTCCTGCCCCTGGGGAAGGCtcctcacccccaacccccagttcTGCCTGCCTGACCCCAGCACACCCCCCACggctcttcccccctcccccaagggcCCGCTGCTGAAGACCTGGCCTCCTAAGCACAGAAGGGCGGGGCTGCCTTTCTCCCTGGCTTTACAGCTGGGCATCCCAGACTGGGGCTCAAGAACCCCAAAGGGACGAGGCAGCGGGGACCAGGACACACACAGAGCCACAGGCAGGACACAATGCTGTATCTTCCCGAGCAGTGTTGCCAGGCAAAATTTTCTGGAATGTGGAAATGCCCTTTATCTACTGTCCAATAAGGCAGCCTCAAGTCACACTGGTGCTgggcatttgaaatgtggctggtgacCAAGGAAGggaatttttaactttaattgatttatttcatattttccttcttttaaatttgatggctgcaccctcggcatatggaagttcccaggccagggactgaatctgagcctcagttgcaacctaagccacggCTGTGGAAcgctgcatcctcaacccactgtgctgggcccgggatccaacctgcacctctgcaacaacctgagctgccgcagtcaagttcttaacccactgtgccacagcgggaactcctaattttaatcAGTTTAAATGTAGTTAGCCACAAGTGGCTGGTGGCTAAGGTATTGGGGCAGTGCGGCATCAGAGCACTGCTTTCGCCTAGAGACTGAAGGCAGGCGGGCTCCCTCCCAGGCCTGAAGCCACCACCACTTTGTgcccatgtgaccttgggcagtgcAGCCTGTCTCAGCACCTTCCTGTGTCACATGGAGACAAGAACCGGTCTCACTGCAAAGGGTACTGGGAGGACTGGCTCAGAGTTGGAGATGCACTAGCACAGGGCTCTGCATACAGAAGGGGCCCAGTAAATCCACCCTTCAGAGATGGGAGGCGTTGCACCCAGGGAAGCCTGGGCACAGGAGGTGGGCCTTCCCAGCCgcactgcctccctccctccatatGGGCCTTTGCTGGGACACCTCCCACAGCAGGGGCTGCCTCGAGGGCTCACACGCCCACCCGCTGCTTCCTCAAGGATCCCAAACGTCCACTTGACGGCCCCTCGGGCCCATACCCACAGGCCTGGCACAGCGTCTTTAGAATTTAATTCTACTGCAGCAGCTTCCTTACTGGTCTCCCTGCTCTCCCCTCAGCCCTCCTATGGTCTGTTCTCAACGGGCCAGGCCAGTCCTTTCGATGTAAGATCATGATTCTGCGGTTCAACACCTCCCGCAGCTTCGCTGCGCATGCAGGTCCCTGCAAGGGCCCACGGGACCTGGCGCCGAGACCCCGCTGACCTCCTGCACCTCCCACTGCTCTCCCCGTGCCCAGTGACAAGGCCTCCGGACCttctgtccctctgcctggatgcTGTCTCCCAAGGTCTTCACCCAGGCCTTTACGCATGTCCCTGTGGCTGCGAGGCCATCTCTGGTCACTGTGACAACGCCCTGCACCCCCTGCTCTTGTCCAGTCCCCACCGTGGTTCATTTTCTTGTACGGTCCTTACGATGGACATTCTTATGACATGTTGGTTACCTGTTTCTCACAACTGGAGTGTTTTGTTTACAGCCATGTTGACCCCCAGATCCTTGCTCAAAGGCCATATAagttggttgaatgaataaactactttctttctttctttttttggtctttttttgtcttttggggctgtgctggtggcacatggaggttcccaggctaggggtggaatcagaggtgtagccgccggcctatgccacagccacagcaacgcggggtctgacctgcatctgcaacctacaccacagctcagggcaacgccagatccttaacccaatgagtgaggccagggatccaacccacgccttcatggatgctagtcggattcgtcaaccactgagccacaataggaactccaagaacgaACTACTTTCTGTTCTTACTTATCAACTTGTTCAGctcagtgcctgctgtgtgctgggccagggaaatCTCACCATAGCAGAGAAACCCCACTCTCTGGTCTACAGGGAAGCTGGCAGCCAATAAGAACCACACACGTAAACAGGCATTTCTGCAAATGGGGGGGTGTCACAAAAGAGAAGTTCCACCCCATGATAACACAGCTTGAGGACTGAACCCTGCTTGGGCTGGACGAAGAGGGCTTTTCCCAGGGTAAGAGGGCTTTTCCCAGGgggatatttaatatttaaatttgctATTTAAGCTGATCCCTGAAAGATGGGCAGGGACTAGTCAGGGGAAAAGCCTTGcaacagaaggaacagcatgtgcaaaggccctgagctgGGAGGGAGCATCACCTACAGCGGGGGACATGGCGGGAAGGGCGGTGGGGGAGGTTCTCAGTGATGGCAGAGGATGGCAGCGCAATTCCAAGGGAAGAAGGAAGTCGGGAAGGGTTTCAGCTCACGGTGGGATCTGGGACAAAATAGCCTCTTTCTCTCGCTGCTTGGGGTCTTCTGCCGaccctctcttctggcctgtgcatgggtgcagcccccttTTGCTCAGAGAGCTCAACTTCCCCGCCCCCTCCGAGTACCAAGGCCCAGGGTCCCACACTCAACTTGCTCATCACcctctttccactgagccaaccCCTTCATCTGGATCTGCATGGCCATCAGTGGCCTCACTGTTCTCTGGGACCTGCTGGGACCAAGGCGGAGGGGCCATGCCACCATCCACGTTTCTAAGTCCAACAGTCTAGAGTCTAGCTTCGAAGTCTCTGATTGGGGTCTTGTAGCAAATTATTCCCTCAATTTCAGTTTCTTCTCCGTTTaatgggggaggaggtgggggagggattaTACCTGCCTTGGGTTTCAGGGGTTCAACAACATAGCATCTGCAAAAGGCCTAGCCCAAAGCTTGACACACAGTCAACTCTTGGGAAATGTCTGCTTCTTCCTTAAAATCACTGCCTTCCCTGATGGTCCCTTCTGGCCATGAATTCCTGACTGCCCAGTGGTTCCCACTACCTAAAAATGTGAACTGGAtcccacctctcctctcctcactTCCCTCTTCAGCTGAGCctcttcattccttcactcaACAAGCATTTAATCAGGCACCTGCTGTCtgccacagagaaagacaagcaagACAAGACAAAATGTCATGCCTACCCTTTAGAAGGTTGTAATCCAATGCACAGCAGATCTACAGAGCACAGGTAAAGGGCTTCCATGCACGGACTCTGGAATCCAATCTGTGCTCGGCTTCTGCCTCTACCACTCATGCAGCCTCCTTGAGCCTTGGTGCCCTCGTATGTACAACGAGGATAATCCTAACAGCTTCATGGGGCTGATGTGCAGATTAAATGTCAAGATGCAGGAGTTTtccttgtggggcagtgggttagggatttggcattgtcaccacagcggcttaagttgctgctgtggcccgggtttgatccctggcctgggagctgccGAAAGCTGCAGGcaagtgaagccaaaaaaaaagaaaaaagaaaaaaaagccaagatgCATGCTTCTACCATTTGAAAGGCCCTTCCCCTAACCAATCCTTACTAGAGGGCTTAGCAGCTTTCTATATTGTCAGTACTTGGTAATGCCTtttattaaaaaggcaaaaaaatgtaaCATAATGGTAAATACTGTTTTACTTGCTTCTGCCTCCTTATTAGAGAGGGCAGAGTCGAGGgtaaatgtgtgttgaatgaacACACAGATGAGAAGAGGTCCACTGAGGGCATTCCTCCCCAACATCCCGGTGCATCTTACCACATTCTGATTATAATTACCTGTTTGTGTGACACCCCCACTTTTGTGAGCGCTCTCCAACCCAGGGGGCTATCCCCAGGTTGTGCCCAGGCCCAAGCACCACACAGAACCCCATGCCCGCCCAGGTGTCGCCTACTTCACCTCTTCTTTGAGCGGTCCTTCCACACTCGCCCAGACTTGGGCTTCCCCTTCGGGATAACAGGAAcctcctctttcttctgctttttggaCGCTGGGGCCTGGACTGAAGAACTTTCTCGCTTCTTTGGCCCGAGGACgtctctccccctttccctggATGGAGCTGGCTTGCTTGGCTCGTTCTGATCCTGTGGGGAACCGGGTGACTGGAGTGGCAGCTCCTGCAGTGGCAGCTCCTGTAGTGGCTGCGAGGGCTCCAGATCCGGCGCTTGCTGACCGGGGTAAGGCTCTAGTGACCCTGGGCCCAACTGCAGCTGATGTTGGGGAGACTCCGGGGTCTGCTCCGCCTTACTCCCGG is part of the Sus scrofa isolate TJ Tabasco breed Duroc chromosome 2, Sscrofa11.1, whole genome shotgun sequence genome and encodes:
- the CCDC86 gene encoding coiled-coil domain-containing protein 86, producing the protein MDTPLRRSRRLEGLKPESPENPTPVLQARRALVELESHPEEAREPGSPRNVQPPGLGSPRRQSETAPVSPSLQEGAGLGSSQRQPEPGPGSPQRQRDPGLESSQRQPESSPETPGLQSKPNGESPKFSQDQEADSELAGSKAEQTPESPQHQLQLGPGSLEPYPGQQAPDLEPSQPLQELPLQELPLQSPGSPQDQNEPSKPAPSRERGRDVLGPKKRESSSVQAPASKKQKKEEVPVIPKGKPKSGRVWKDRSKKRFSQMVQDKPLRTSWQRKMKERQERKLTKDFARHLEEEKERRRQEKKQRRAENLKRRLENERKAEVVQVIRNPAKLKRAKKKQLRSIEKRDTLAQLQKQPPQRPAAKI